The Lachnospiraceae bacterium genome has a window encoding:
- the mltG gene encoding endolytic transglycosylase MltG → MADIINLILGFIARNFKKGVIVITCVLGIAGVAYLAYTYTYNFIKDDQYETYDANGEEISLDIPEGANTKEIAQLLEKEGLIENVTLFQIKAKLTGAENEFQYGLYKFIKGMPESKIMEILKTGGKEDSVTITIPEGWSVRQIGAYLEEKNICLASEFEEACNKTDYNFDYYGVLGQQEDRQYVLEGYLFPDTYDIIPKNGAEGVVKRMLREFERKWEQHPGWKSQMEAMNLTMDQVITMAAAIEKEAMLSAERPKVARVLYNRMNEGLNWGLNCTVLYALKKEGSGDDFVSYDDLEVDSGYNTYKHTGYPVGPICNPGAEAIQAALNPEEGDWLYFIGYEDGSNEHLFTSDYDEFLAVENGTYQR, encoded by the coding sequence ATGGCAGATATCATTAACCTGATTTTGGGATTTATTGCAAGGAATTTTAAAAAGGGCGTTATTGTCATCACCTGTGTTTTGGGTATAGCCGGAGTCGCTTATCTGGCATATACCTATACTTATAATTTTATCAAGGACGATCAATATGAGACATATGACGCAAACGGAGAGGAAATTAGTTTGGATATTCCGGAAGGGGCGAATACAAAAGAAATCGCGCAGCTTTTGGAAAAAGAGGGACTGATTGAGAATGTTACGCTTTTTCAGATTAAGGCAAAGCTGACAGGCGCGGAAAATGAATTTCAGTATGGGCTTTATAAATTTATTAAAGGAATGCCGGAAAGCAAAATCATGGAAATATTAAAGACAGGAGGCAAAGAAGACTCCGTCACCATAACTATTCCAGAGGGGTGGAGCGTGCGGCAGATTGGCGCATATTTGGAAGAAAAAAACATCTGTCTTGCGTCTGAATTTGAAGAGGCATGCAATAAAACTGACTATAATTTTGATTACTACGGTGTGCTTGGGCAGCAGGAGGATCGGCAGTATGTGCTGGAGGGATATCTGTTTCCAGATACGTATGATATTATCCCGAAAAATGGCGCAGAGGGCGTCGTAAAACGAATGCTGAGAGAATTTGAAAGAAAATGGGAACAGCATCCTGGCTGGAAGTCGCAGATGGAAGCGATGAATTTGACGATGGATCAGGTGATTACGATGGCGGCGGCAATTGAAAAGGAAGCTATGCTGAGTGCAGAGCGGCCTAAGGTAGCCAGAGTTTTGTATAATCGTATGAACGAGGGGCTTAACTGGGGATTAAACTGTACGGTGCTGTATGCTTTAAAGAAAGAGGGCAGCGGAGATGACTTTGTGAGCTATGATGACTTAGAGGTCGATTCCGGATATAATACCTATAAGCACACAGGATATCCGGTCGGTCCGATTTGTAATCCCGGAGCGGAAGCAATTCAGGCTGCTTTGAATCCAGAAGAAGGCGATTGGCTGTATTTCATTGGATATGAGGACGGAAGC